Proteins encoded in a region of the Microbacterium neungamense genome:
- the rfbB gene encoding dTDP-glucose 4,6-dehydratase, translating to MAELLVTGGAGFIGSNFVHHVVENTDDHVTVLDALTYAGNRASLDGLPEDRVRFVHGDITDAELVDELVGEADAVVHYAAESHNDNSLHSPRPFLDTNIIGTYTLLEAARKHDTRFHHISTDEVYGDLELDDPERFTENTPYNPSSPYSSTKAGSDLLVRAWVRSFGVRATISNCSNNYGPYQHVEKFIPRQITNVLRGIRPKLYGAGQNVRDWIHANDHSSAVLTILEKGRIGETYLIGADGERNNKEVVELILTLMGQPADAYDHVTDRAGHDLRYAIDSTKLRTELGWKPAYQNFEEGLAATIDWYRDNEAWWAPSKDATEAFYASKGQ from the coding sequence ATGGCTGAGCTCCTGGTGACCGGCGGGGCCGGCTTCATCGGCTCGAACTTCGTCCACCACGTCGTGGAGAACACGGACGACCACGTGACCGTGCTCGACGCCCTGACCTACGCCGGCAACCGCGCCTCCCTGGACGGGCTGCCCGAGGACCGGGTGCGGTTCGTGCACGGCGACATCACCGACGCCGAGCTGGTGGACGAGCTGGTCGGCGAGGCGGATGCGGTGGTGCACTACGCCGCCGAATCGCACAACGACAACTCGCTGCACAGCCCGCGGCCGTTCCTGGACACGAACATCATCGGCACCTACACGCTGCTGGAGGCAGCGCGGAAGCACGACACCCGCTTCCATCACATCTCGACCGATGAGGTGTACGGCGATCTCGAGCTCGACGATCCTGAGCGGTTCACCGAGAACACGCCCTACAACCCGTCGTCGCCCTACTCCTCGACGAAGGCGGGCAGCGATCTGCTCGTGCGCGCATGGGTGCGTTCCTTCGGCGTGCGGGCCACGATCTCGAACTGCTCCAACAACTACGGGCCGTATCAGCACGTGGAGAAGTTCATCCCGCGCCAGATCACCAACGTGCTACGCGGCATCCGGCCCAAGCTCTACGGAGCCGGACAGAACGTGCGGGACTGGATCCACGCCAACGACCACTCGTCCGCCGTGCTCACCATCCTCGAGAAGGGACGCATCGGGGAGACGTACCTGATCGGCGCCGACGGCGAACGGAACAACAAGGAGGTCGTCGAGCTGATCCTCACGCTGATGGGACAGCCGGCCGATGCGTACGACCATGTGACCGACCGCGCCGGGCACGACCTGCGCTACGCGATCGACTCGACGAAGCTGCGCACCGAACTCGGCTGGAAGCCGGCCTACCAGAACTTCGAGGAGGGGCTCGCGGCCACGATCGACTGGTACCGCGACAACGAAGCGTGGTGGGCACCGTCCAAGGACGCGACCGAGGCGTTCTACGCGTCGAAGGGGCAGTGA
- a CDS encoding polysaccharide pyruvyl transferase family protein, giving the protein MPADLHRIVQRTLAPILRGDSRSQAPIYLVSAAGHPNFGDEFIARSWLDWLGAHFPHREVWLDCLEPGRAAHLFRDTHPRLKTTNTLWQTAHTDPPGDVALAAERMERLVTGLGSPRTDFGLRDLREMASLHLLGGGYLNTIWPENLAIVAALTAVKRHYGKPIFATGQGLLPHRLDSHEWMREQLAQFDVVESRDAEGAQQFGVEAGTDDAFLAFVNPRRIYTDDGIPLPEVMTLVQGDMYAHDREEALRADVRGFVEGSTDATTVGFVEAIPPDDARFAADYVDAGATFYPFMRSWDEGFPARSGQTWLTSRFHAHLLAAAAGARGVVLNARPGYYDIKHRLLLDLGTGWRMWDPSEGRPPVPADATGDPAFPAKARALGAQKELVARRLYPGR; this is encoded by the coding sequence ATGCCTGCTGACCTGCACAGGATTGTGCAACGGACGCTCGCGCCGATTCTCCGAGGGGATTCGCGATCCCAGGCGCCGATCTACCTCGTCTCCGCAGCGGGGCACCCGAACTTCGGGGATGAGTTCATCGCCCGCTCGTGGCTCGACTGGCTGGGTGCCCACTTTCCGCACCGAGAGGTCTGGCTGGACTGCCTCGAACCCGGACGCGCGGCACACCTGTTCCGGGACACGCATCCGCGACTGAAGACGACGAACACCCTCTGGCAGACGGCGCACACCGACCCGCCCGGCGACGTTGCGCTGGCGGCGGAGCGCATGGAGCGGCTGGTCACGGGCCTTGGCTCGCCCCGCACGGACTTCGGCCTTCGCGACCTTCGTGAGATGGCGTCGCTGCATCTGCTCGGCGGCGGCTACCTGAATACCATCTGGCCGGAGAACCTCGCGATCGTCGCCGCACTGACGGCGGTCAAGCGGCATTACGGCAAGCCGATCTTCGCCACTGGCCAGGGTCTCCTTCCGCACCGTCTCGACTCCCACGAGTGGATGCGCGAACAGCTCGCACAGTTCGATGTCGTGGAGTCGCGCGATGCCGAGGGCGCCCAGCAATTCGGTGTCGAAGCAGGCACCGACGATGCGTTCCTGGCCTTCGTCAACCCGCGGAGGATCTACACGGACGATGGGATTCCGCTGCCCGAAGTCATGACGCTCGTGCAAGGCGATATGTACGCACACGATCGCGAAGAGGCGCTGCGCGCTGACGTTCGCGGCTTCGTCGAAGGCTCCACCGATGCGACGACTGTCGGGTTCGTCGAGGCCATACCTCCCGATGACGCACGATTCGCGGCGGATTACGTCGATGCCGGCGCGACGTTCTATCCGTTCATGCGGTCCTGGGATGAGGGATTTCCTGCTCGATCAGGGCAGACGTGGCTGACGTCGCGCTTCCACGCACATCTTCTCGCAGCAGCGGCCGGCGCTCGAGGGGTGGTGCTCAACGCACGTCCCGGCTATTACGACATCAAGCATCGGCTTCTGCTGGATCTCGGTACAGGGTGGCGGATGTGGGATCCGTCCGAGGGGAGGCCCCCGGTGCCGGCGGATGCGACCGGCGATCCGGCATTTCCCGCGAAGGCGCGGGCGTTGGGCGCCCAGAAGGAACTGGTGGCGCGTCGGCTGTACCCGGGTCGCTGA
- a CDS encoding ABC transporter permease, with protein MSTTTVGAPGTPRRYLHSLWLLSARDLRVRYATSFLGYLWSVLDPLVMSAIYWFVFTQVFDRGVGEEPYIVFLITALLPWVWFNTATSDFTRAFRRDAKLVRSTAIPRSIWINRIVLSKGVEFLCSIPVLALFAILFPAPVGWGVLWFPVAILLQTILLIGLGLLVAPLCVLFTDLERTTALILRALFYASPVIYSVRDLPEPFHTIAAFNPLSGIFTLYRMAFFPDQWQPLPVLVSVVMSLGFLVLGLWVFRSLERPVLKEL; from the coding sequence ATGAGCACGACCACGGTGGGCGCGCCCGGCACGCCGCGGCGCTACCTGCATTCGCTGTGGCTGCTCTCGGCGCGCGACCTCCGCGTCCGCTACGCCACCAGCTTCCTGGGATACCTGTGGTCGGTGCTCGACCCCCTGGTGATGAGCGCGATCTACTGGTTCGTCTTCACGCAGGTGTTCGACCGCGGTGTGGGGGAGGAGCCGTACATCGTGTTCCTCATCACGGCCCTGCTGCCGTGGGTGTGGTTCAACACCGCTACCTCGGACTTCACCAGGGCGTTCCGCAGGGATGCGAAGCTGGTGCGCTCCACCGCGATCCCGCGCTCGATCTGGATCAACCGGATCGTGCTGAGCAAGGGGGTCGAGTTCCTCTGCTCGATCCCGGTGCTCGCCCTCTTCGCGATCCTCTTTCCGGCACCGGTCGGCTGGGGCGTGCTCTGGTTCCCGGTCGCCATCCTGCTGCAGACCATCCTGCTCATCGGCCTCGGGCTGCTGGTGGCGCCGCTGTGCGTGCTGTTCACCGATCTCGAGCGGACCACGGCGCTCATCCTGCGCGCGCTGTTCTATGCCTCACCGGTCATCTACAGCGTCCGCGACCTGCCGGAGCCGTTCCACACGATCGCGGCGTTCAATCCGCTGTCGGGGATCTTCACGCTGTACCGGATGGCGTTCTTCCCCGACCAGTGGCAGCCGCTGCCGGTGCTCGTCAGCGTCGTGATGAGCCTCGGGTTCCTCGTCCTCGGTCTGTGGGTGTTCCGATCCCTCGAACGCCCGGTGCTGAAGGAGCTGTGA
- the rfbA gene encoding glucose-1-phosphate thymidylyltransferase RfbA codes for MKGIILAGGSGTRLHPITLGVSKQLIPVYDKPMVYYPLSTLMLAGIRDILVITTPHDAQHFERLLGDGSQFGVDISFAQQPSPDGLAQAFTIGADFIGEDKVALVLGDNLLYGPGLGTQLKRYADVDGGAVFAYWVAEPSAYGVVEFDGDGRAISLEEKPANPKSNYAVPGLYFYDNDVVEIARGLQPSARGEYEITDINRAYLEREKLHVEVLPRGTAWLDTGTFDQMSDAGDYVRTMERRTGLRIGVPEEVAWRQGFLSDDELRERAEKLVKSGYGTYLLEVLERGR; via the coding sequence GTGAAAGGCATCATCCTCGCCGGCGGCTCAGGCACGCGGCTGCATCCCATCACTCTTGGCGTCTCGAAGCAGCTGATCCCGGTCTACGACAAGCCGATGGTGTACTACCCGCTGTCGACGCTCATGCTCGCCGGCATCCGAGACATCCTCGTGATCACGACGCCTCACGACGCGCAGCATTTCGAGCGACTGCTCGGCGACGGCTCGCAGTTCGGCGTCGACATCAGCTTCGCGCAGCAGCCCTCGCCGGACGGCCTCGCCCAGGCCTTCACGATCGGCGCGGACTTCATCGGCGAGGACAAGGTCGCCCTCGTCCTCGGCGACAATCTCCTCTACGGGCCGGGCCTCGGGACGCAGCTGAAGCGCTACGCAGACGTCGACGGCGGGGCGGTGTTCGCCTACTGGGTGGCCGAGCCCAGCGCCTACGGCGTGGTCGAGTTCGACGGGGACGGCCGCGCGATCTCGCTGGAGGAGAAGCCCGCGAACCCCAAGAGCAACTACGCCGTTCCCGGCCTCTACTTCTATGACAACGACGTCGTGGAGATCGCGCGCGGACTGCAGCCGAGTGCACGCGGCGAGTACGAGATCACCGACATCAACCGCGCGTACCTGGAGCGGGAGAAGCTTCACGTGGAGGTGCTGCCGCGAGGCACCGCCTGGCTCGACACCGGCACCTTCGATCAGATGTCGGATGCCGGGGACTATGTGCGCACGATGGAGCGACGCACCGGTCTGCGCATCGGGGTGCCCGAGGAGGTCGCCTGGCGGCAGGGGTTCCTCTCCGACGACGAACTGCGCGAGCGGGCGGAGAAGCTCGTGAAGTCGGGATACGGCACCTACCTCCTCGAGGTCCTGGAAAGGGGACGCTGA
- a CDS encoding bifunctional dTDP-4-dehydrorhamnose 3,5-epimerase family protein/NAD(P)-dependent oxidoreductase has product MAELEFGKQLSVTRTPIPGLVVFDLPVHGDNRGWFKENWQREKMTALGLPDFGPVQNNISFNDAVGTTRGIHAEPWDKWVSVATGRIFGAWVDLREGPTFGTVFTTELDPSRAIFVPRGVGNSYQTLEPDTAYTYLVNDHWSPDADYAFLNLADETVAIEWPIPLDQVEVSAKDKAHPRLAEVAPIAPRKILVTGADGQLGRALRQRLGDQPHIEYAARADLDLTDPSLPGARRWRDYGTIVNAAAYTAVDLAETPDGRRDAWRANADAPARLARIAAEHGITLVHVSSDYVFDGTKDGAYTEDDPLSPLGVYGQSKAAGDVAVATAPRHYIIRTSWVIGDGKNFVRTMASLAERGVDPNVVDDQVGRLTFTEDIAGAIVHLLETGAPYGVYNVTGDGPPQTWAEIAREVYRITGHDPARVTGVSTQEYFSTAEGPVAPRPHNSILDLVRVTAVGFTPNLVSKSLEGYLRP; this is encoded by the coding sequence GTGGCGGAGCTGGAGTTCGGCAAGCAGCTGTCGGTGACTCGCACGCCGATTCCGGGGCTGGTCGTCTTCGACCTCCCGGTGCACGGCGACAACCGTGGATGGTTCAAGGAGAACTGGCAGCGCGAGAAGATGACCGCGCTCGGCCTGCCCGACTTCGGGCCGGTGCAGAACAACATCTCGTTCAACGACGCGGTGGGCACGACGAGGGGCATCCACGCCGAGCCGTGGGACAAGTGGGTCTCCGTCGCGACCGGGCGCATCTTCGGCGCGTGGGTGGATCTGCGTGAGGGACCGACCTTCGGCACCGTCTTCACGACCGAGCTCGACCCGTCGCGGGCGATCTTCGTCCCGCGCGGGGTCGGCAACTCCTATCAGACGCTCGAGCCCGACACCGCCTACACCTATCTCGTGAACGACCACTGGTCGCCGGATGCGGACTACGCCTTCCTCAACCTCGCGGACGAGACGGTGGCGATCGAGTGGCCGATCCCGCTCGACCAGGTGGAGGTGTCCGCGAAGGACAAGGCGCACCCGCGGCTGGCGGAGGTCGCGCCGATCGCGCCGCGTAAGATCCTCGTCACCGGGGCCGACGGGCAGCTGGGACGCGCCCTGCGGCAGCGGCTCGGGGACCAGCCGCACATCGAGTACGCCGCTCGTGCCGACCTCGACCTCACCGACCCGTCCCTGCCCGGCGCCCGTCGCTGGCGCGACTACGGCACGATCGTCAACGCCGCCGCCTACACGGCCGTCGACCTCGCCGAGACGCCGGACGGCCGCCGGGACGCGTGGCGGGCCAACGCGGATGCCCCGGCACGCCTCGCCCGGATCGCCGCGGAACACGGCATCACCCTCGTCCACGTCTCCAGCGATTACGTCTTCGATGGCACCAAGGACGGTGCGTACACCGAGGACGACCCGCTCAGCCCGCTCGGCGTGTACGGACAGTCGAAGGCGGCGGGGGACGTCGCGGTGGCCACGGCGCCCCGGCACTACATCATCCGCACCTCGTGGGTGATCGGCGACGGGAAGAACTTCGTCCGCACCATGGCGTCCCTGGCCGAGCGCGGCGTGGACCCGAACGTCGTCGACGATCAGGTCGGCCGGCTGACCTTCACCGAGGACATCGCCGGCGCGATCGTGCACCTGCTGGAGACCGGAGCACCGTACGGGGTCTACAACGTGACCGGCGACGGGCCGCCGCAGACCTGGGCGGAGATCGCCCGGGAGGTCTACCGGATCACCGGCCACGATCCTGCGCGTGTCACCGGTGTCTCCACGCAGGAGTACTTCTCGACTGCCGAGGGTCCGGTCGCGCCGCGCCCGCATAACAGCATTCTCGACCTCGTGCGGGTCACGGCCGTCGGATTCACGCCGAACCTTGTTTCGAAGAGCCTGGAGGGATACCTCCGTCCGTGA
- the glf gene encoding UDP-galactopyranose mutase, whose translation MDLLVVGSGFFGLTIAERAAEAGRKVTVIERRSHIGGNAYSEAEPETGIEVHRYGAHLFHTSTPTVWEYVNRFTTFTNYVHRVYTTHNGVVYPMPVNLGTINQFFQAAYTPDQARALVKEQAGEFDVKTARNFEEKGIALVGRPLFEAFFRDYTAKQWQTDPHKLSGDIISRLPVRYTYDNRYFNDTWEGLPTDGYTAWLERMADHPNIEVKLDVDFFDESQPLNKKATVGQLPIVYTGPVDRYFDYAEGALSWRTLDFEQEVLNVSDFQGTSVMNYPDLDVPYTRIHEFKHFHPERKEIFAQDKTVIMREFSRFADRDDEPYYPVNTPADREGLLAYRELAKGEKDVHFGGRLGTYQYLDMHMAIGSALSMWRNEFLGEGD comes from the coding sequence ATGGATCTCCTCGTCGTCGGGTCGGGTTTCTTCGGCCTCACCATCGCCGAACGCGCCGCCGAAGCGGGCCGCAAGGTCACGGTCATCGAGCGGCGCTCGCACATCGGCGGGAACGCGTACAGCGAGGCCGAGCCGGAGACCGGCATCGAGGTGCACCGCTACGGCGCGCACCTGTTCCACACGTCGACCCCGACCGTGTGGGAGTACGTGAACCGCTTCACCACGTTCACGAACTACGTGCACCGCGTCTACACGACCCACAACGGCGTCGTCTACCCGATGCCGGTGAACCTGGGGACGATCAACCAGTTCTTCCAGGCCGCCTACACGCCCGACCAGGCCCGTGCTCTGGTGAAGGAACAGGCGGGCGAGTTCGACGTCAAGACGGCCCGGAACTTCGAGGAGAAGGGCATCGCGCTCGTCGGCCGCCCCCTGTTCGAGGCCTTCTTCCGCGACTACACCGCCAAGCAGTGGCAGACCGATCCGCACAAGCTCTCCGGCGACATCATCAGCCGCCTGCCGGTCCGCTACACCTACGACAACCGCTACTTCAACGACACCTGGGAAGGGCTGCCCACCGACGGGTACACCGCCTGGCTCGAGCGGATGGCCGATCACCCGAACATCGAGGTGAAGCTCGATGTCGACTTCTTCGACGAGTCGCAGCCGCTGAACAAGAAGGCGACGGTCGGTCAGCTCCCCATCGTGTACACCGGCCCGGTGGACCGCTACTTCGACTACGCCGAGGGCGCGCTGAGCTGGCGCACGCTCGACTTCGAGCAGGAGGTGCTGAACGTCAGCGACTTCCAGGGCACCAGCGTCATGAACTACCCCGACCTGGACGTCCCCTACACCCGCATCCACGAGTTCAAGCACTTCCACCCGGAGCGCAAGGAGATCTTCGCGCAGGACAAGACGGTCATCATGCGCGAGTTCTCGCGCTTCGCGGACCGCGACGACGAGCCGTACTACCCGGTCAACACGCCCGCGGATCGTGAGGGCCTGCTGGCGTATCGCGAGCTGGCGAAGGGGGAGAAGGACGTCCACTTCGGCGGCCGACTCGGCACCTACCAGTACCTCGACATGCACATGGCGATCGGTTCGGCGCTGTCGATGTGGCGGAACGAGTTCCTCGGCGAAGGCGACTGA
- a CDS encoding glycosyltransferase family 2 protein, producing the protein MPQDSTFDPTTASIVIVTFNRSHLLSGLLTSIREMDPKPGRVVIIDNASSDDTAEVVEGFRDGFGSEIVYRRLETNTGGSGGFSEGMRTAYELGSEWIWLMDDDVEVLPDGLAKMGKWSARFKSIQGRRYDYDGSAFYWQYRIAERMGIPIPFAPSEFDASGFKEMNSGCFEGMFIHRSIVQRIGLPDPRFFIYWDDQVYGWLASRITTAVIVNEFVLRRTREIKQWDMGIRHMNASSNAYRYYIMRNRAYIKHYYRVHGVYNPVLFGLGTTATFFKEIIRLFFVERTVRGTSNLFRGLRDGGRIGRDRTWRPMPALEA; encoded by the coding sequence GTGCCCCAGGACTCCACGTTCGATCCGACCACCGCCTCGATCGTCATCGTCACGTTCAACCGCTCGCATCTGCTGTCGGGGCTGCTGACCAGCATCCGTGAGATGGATCCCAAGCCGGGCCGCGTCGTGATCATCGACAACGCCTCCTCCGACGACACGGCCGAGGTCGTGGAGGGCTTCCGCGACGGGTTCGGCAGCGAGATCGTCTACCGGCGGCTGGAGACGAACACCGGCGGCTCCGGCGGGTTCAGCGAGGGCATGCGCACGGCGTACGAACTCGGCTCGGAGTGGATCTGGCTGATGGACGACGACGTCGAGGTGCTCCCCGACGGCCTGGCCAAGATGGGCAAGTGGTCGGCGCGTTTCAAGAGCATCCAGGGGCGCCGCTACGACTACGACGGCAGCGCGTTCTACTGGCAGTACCGGATCGCGGAGCGGATGGGCATCCCCATCCCGTTCGCGCCGAGCGAGTTCGACGCGTCCGGGTTCAAGGAGATGAACAGCGGATGCTTCGAGGGCATGTTCATCCACCGGTCGATCGTGCAGCGGATCGGCCTGCCGGATCCCCGCTTCTTCATCTACTGGGACGACCAGGTGTACGGGTGGCTCGCGTCGCGGATCACCACCGCCGTGATCGTGAACGAGTTCGTGCTGCGCCGCACGCGCGAGATCAAGCAGTGGGACATGGGCATCCGTCACATGAACGCCTCGAGCAACGCGTACCGCTACTACATCATGCGCAACCGGGCATACATCAAGCACTACTACCGGGTGCACGGGGTGTACAACCCGGTGCTGTTCGGTCTGGGCACGACGGCGACGTTCTTCAAGGAGATCATCCGCCTGTTCTTCGTCGAGCGCACGGTCCGCGGCACCAGCAACCTGTTCCGCGGGCTGCGCGACGGCGGCCGGATCGGCCGTGACCGCACGTGGCGGCCGATGCCGGCGCTGGAGGCGTGA
- a CDS encoding ABC transporter ATP-binding protein, translating to MTAAIEVRDLGVHFRRNRRGRRSFKDLFAGAQRRSRPGEFWALRDVSFTVQAGESIGVVGRNGQGKSTLLRLVAGVLLPDEGSVAVHGGVAPLIELTGGFVGDLTVRENVRLTAGLHGMTRAEVNRRYDDIIAFAELAGFEETPYKHLSNGMKVRLAFAVVSQLEEPILLVDEVLAVGDKAFREKCYRRIDELLAEGRTLFFVSHNERDLRRFCRRGLYLDKGSLVLDAPIAEVLDRYNADYATR from the coding sequence ATGACGGCGGCGATCGAAGTCCGGGACCTCGGCGTGCACTTCCGGCGGAACCGCCGTGGGCGGCGCAGCTTCAAGGACCTGTTCGCCGGGGCGCAGCGGCGGTCCCGTCCGGGGGAGTTCTGGGCGCTGCGCGACGTGTCCTTCACGGTGCAGGCGGGCGAGTCCATCGGTGTCGTCGGCCGGAACGGCCAGGGCAAGTCGACCCTTCTGCGGCTGGTGGCGGGCGTGCTCCTGCCCGACGAGGGCAGCGTGGCGGTGCACGGCGGCGTCGCGCCGCTGATCGAGCTCACCGGCGGTTTCGTCGGCGACCTGACCGTGCGGGAGAACGTGCGGCTCACCGCGGGTCTGCACGGCATGACGCGGGCCGAGGTGAACCGGCGCTACGACGACATCATCGCGTTCGCCGAGCTCGCCGGCTTCGAGGAGACCCCGTACAAGCACCTCTCGAACGGCATGAAGGTGCGACTGGCCTTCGCGGTCGTGTCGCAGCTGGAGGAGCCGATCCTGCTCGTGGACGAGGTGCTCGCGGTGGGGGACAAGGCGTTCCGCGAGAAGTGCTATCGCCGCATCGACGAACTCCTCGCCGAGGGGCGCACCCTGTTCTTCGTCAGTCACAACGAGCGCGACCTGCGTCGCTTCTGCCGGCGCGGCCTGTACCTCGACAAGGGATCGCTCGTGCTCGACGCGCCGATCGCCGAGGTACTCGACCGATACAACGCGGACTACGCCACGCGCTGA
- a CDS encoding acyltransferase family protein, which produces MTTTTLSRPQQQGATRRPFRTDIQALRAIAIGLVVINHLWPTRLGGGYVGVDVFFVISGFLITSHLTAELAQTGRLRLGPFYARRVRRLLPAALVVLLGALALVVIALPYPRWSRNAWEVISSALYVENWYLATQSVNYSALNDAASAVQHYWSLSVEEQFYLIWPVLLLAAFVLGGRRSSYRSRRSLVAAVGAVGVLSFSASVFYTATAPAQAYFVTFTRAWEFAAGALVALVPVTVRMNAVVANALGLGGFTAIFAAALSFGSVTPFPGVAALLPVLGTVAVILGGSTDARQLHDFVTRRGPVQWLGDVSYSLYLWHWPLIVVTPFLLATELTFASRAGLLFLALLLAWATRRWVEVPALRWKWWTGSTRRTFSLTAAGMAAVLLAAAAVLLVHSVRTAADQPPQRSSRWRVSAPPRWSRRRTARAPSPPSARR; this is translated from the coding sequence GTGACCACGACGACGCTCTCACGGCCGCAGCAGCAGGGGGCGACGCGCCGGCCGTTCCGGACCGACATCCAGGCCCTGCGGGCCATCGCCATCGGTCTGGTGGTGATCAACCACCTGTGGCCGACCCGCCTGGGCGGCGGGTACGTCGGCGTCGACGTGTTCTTCGTCATATCCGGCTTCCTCATCACAAGCCATCTGACGGCGGAACTGGCGCAGACCGGAAGGCTGCGCCTCGGTCCGTTCTACGCTCGGCGTGTGCGGCGCCTGCTGCCGGCCGCCCTGGTGGTGCTGCTCGGGGCTCTCGCCCTCGTCGTGATCGCCTTGCCTTATCCACGCTGGAGTCGCAACGCGTGGGAGGTGATCTCGAGCGCTCTCTACGTCGAGAACTGGTACCTCGCGACGCAGTCTGTGAACTACTCAGCCCTGAATGACGCCGCCAGCGCCGTGCAGCACTACTGGTCGTTGTCGGTCGAGGAGCAGTTCTACCTGATCTGGCCGGTACTGCTGCTGGCCGCGTTCGTTCTCGGCGGTCGCAGGAGCAGTTATAGGTCCCGCCGGTCTCTGGTCGCCGCCGTCGGTGCCGTGGGAGTGCTGTCCTTCTCCGCGAGTGTGTTCTACACCGCGACCGCGCCGGCGCAGGCCTATTTCGTCACCTTCACCCGGGCGTGGGAGTTCGCGGCGGGCGCGCTGGTCGCTCTGGTGCCAGTCACGGTGCGCATGAACGCAGTTGTGGCGAACGCTCTCGGCCTCGGCGGATTCACGGCGATCTTCGCCGCCGCCCTCTCGTTCGGCAGCGTCACGCCTTTCCCGGGGGTCGCGGCGCTGCTACCGGTCCTGGGGACAGTCGCCGTGATCCTGGGCGGCTCGACCGACGCGAGGCAGCTCCACGACTTCGTGACGCGGCGCGGACCGGTGCAGTGGCTGGGCGACGTGTCGTACTCGCTCTACCTCTGGCACTGGCCGCTCATCGTCGTCACGCCGTTCCTGCTCGCCACGGAGCTCACATTCGCCAGCAGGGCGGGCCTGCTGTTTCTCGCGTTGCTGCTGGCCTGGGCTACCCGGCGGTGGGTGGAGGTGCCGGCGCTGCGTTGGAAATGGTGGACAGGCTCGACGCGGCGGACATTTTCGCTGACGGCCGCGGGTATGGCCGCTGTCCTGCTCGCCGCCGCCGCCGTCCTCCTCGTCCACAGCGTCCGGACGGCAGCGGACCAGCCCCCGCAGAGGTCAAGCCGATGGCGTGTCTCGGCCCCGCCGCGATGGAGCCGGCGGCGAACTGCCCGGGCGCCCTCACCTCCCTCGGCTCGACGGTGA